GACTAACCATCAATACGATCCCGACCACTCACACCAACAAGCATGAAGTGAGCAACGGTAAGCTGCGTTTTGGCTGTGGTTATACCCTGAGGAATCTTTACAGTCTAATGAAACAACTTGGAGTTGGTCACGCAGGAAAGAACATGAGAGACCATACGTACGAAATTTTGATACGGTGGCTGTAAGAAATTTCTAGTCAATACAAATATTCCAGGTGCTATTAAATTCACAATACAGACCTTGTTGTTTTCGTGGAACTGGGGGGCATAGTCTCCCACATAAAGCGGCTTTCCAAGAGAATCAGAAGCGTCCTGTTGCGAGCATTCCTGGGTACAATCGCGTGTAGATACCACGACGGAGACGTGCGTCATGCCGGTGAGCGAGTTCTGTGGCGAGAATGTGCTGAGTTAGTAGAATACGCAACCGCCGTGTTTTCTTGTGAGACTGACCGGAAACTCGAGCATGACATTCAAGGACTGGCCTGGTGTGATTGGTGTCCCATCTGTGGGCTCCGTGATCTGAATGCTCTGAGAGAGAACGGAGAGGACGAGGCTGAGGGTAAAGAGGATAAAGGTTTTCATGACTGTTGTTGGTAGAAATTGGATGCAAGAAGGGAGATGAACGAGCCTTTATATAATTACATCCATGATGCCTGTCACGCCCCACAGGTGGCGTGGAGTTCGTGCAGCTGCAAAGTATCCACTTGCGAAGAAATGAGGTATAGCCTCGTGTTTCGGTGAATCAATGCCGTCGAGTGAATTTATCAACAGTGCCTTCGGATTCCGTTACTTGGATCGTCCACGACCAGGCCAGTTCCGACTGTATTCCAAATGAGGGATTGGTTTGGACGGTAGTTCCTGGGCCCTATTGAAAACTCCAGTATCTGTGGAGGATCATCGtaaaaaagaacaaaagaGGCAGATCTTGAAACCACATTTCACGGAAGAGAAGGTTACTGTAACGTTGTGTCTGATCCGTCCTCGGCCTAAACTTGCTTCGATGACGCAACCAAACGCACGCGCCGGCAATTTTTGTGCCGCGAGGCGTGTGACACAAACTTCCATGTCGGCTTCGACCTCGCTATATCCAACTCGAAAACCGCTTCCAGCACCAACGGGTCTTACAGAATTCGAGATCCTAAAGGCATCGCATAAGTAAGTAGGCTGCCATTCTTATTGAGAATCAAACACTTACCCTCATCCAGATTTCTTCGCGAACAAGAAGAGGCTGAAGGTCAAGGTTGGGATGATAGACTCGCCGCGAAATACTATTCTAGTCTTTATCGCGAATTCGCAGTCTGTGATCTGAAACATTACAAGTCAGGCGAGGTACGTTCATCTGACTGGGATTGTTGGCTTCATTTCCATATTGACGCAGCAATCATTTTCGCTCAGTTCGCCCTGCGATGGAGGACGGAAGAAGAAGTGCTTTCTGGAGCAGGAGAGACCACATGTGGGAACACACGATGCAAGGACCACGAATTATCCACAAGTTCGCGCAACTTCGATCGCGATGAAAAGCAAAGTAAAGCGCTGACTACGCTGGAGCTTCCTTTTGCCTATGTAGAACACGGGGAGAACAAATCCGCTCTGGTAAAGGTCGTGTTATGCGACAAGTGtttgaagaagttgatgTGGAAGCGACGGAAGGCAAAGGAACAAGAGACCAAGACTGAGAAGGAGATAGAGGAACCAGTAACGAGCAAAGTCTGCCTCGATGGGACAGAAGCCACGGGTCAAGAGGGCACTCGACCTAGAAAGGATCGGTACCGCAGGGATCTCGACCGCGAAAGAAAACACAGGGATCGCTCACGTTCCTTTTCGCCACATCGCAGTTCCCATTCTCAGTCATCACGGCGACGTGAGGCTGAACGTCCAAGCTGTGCTTGATCATGTATGTTATAGACACTCGCCGCAGGCCCTTTCGCGCAATGTCCGCACTGTTCACTTGTTTCATTGTTCCCCACCATCTCGTCCGTTCCCATACGCATCTAACCTCTGTACCCAAACTACTTAAACGTACCTATGACAGGACCATCGTGGATAACCCCCAATCAACATGAGACAGTGTCTCAATCATGGGCAAACCAATATGGTCTCCCCCATCAACTCCCATCTTCTTCAAAGACAGAGGCGAACTCTAGTGCCAACTCTAATACTCTCCGATCCATTCGACGTGGAACGGCACCGTGACCTGCGTATATCCCCTAGCCCGAATTTCATACCAGTTTCATCGCTCCCGATGGTTTCTTCCCTGTACTTCCAGAGCATTATCTACTCCTGTATGTCACCCTCTCAAACACTCTTCCAATAAGTCCTGACTAATACCTCCAGAAGTTACATGCATATCCGATCCCTGAATGTTTCATGTCTTGTAGGATTGTAGGATTGTACGTATGATATTCCCACCACGAGGGTGCAAAGATGTACGAGCTAGGTAGCTAGAAACGAAATGGGGCCCGGTAGCAGATATCACTTTTTCCGTTTCTTCGCAGAACGCACCGCGTTAGCTGCGGCTGCACCACGTAATCTCTTTCTGCTAGACGTGCCTGTCCTCCTTCTAGTAGACTTCACGGTCATCGCATTTGGAGTCGACGCGCCTGAGTAGTAGATGAGACTTGTAGAACGCTGCGAGACAATAATATCATAACGTACCGGGCGATGGTTCGTGCATTTcaacatcctcttcatcgggATCTCCGTCTATTGTCTCTCCATCTGTTGCAGTGGCAACGCTATCTGCAAGTGCTTCGTCACCGCTCTCCTGCGTCAAGGCACTGCTGTCACTATCACCGCCAACTAGCCCTGCCATATTAGCTTTGCTTTTACTCCGATTCTTCTTTGACCGTGAGGGCTGTTTGGTCGCTTTCAGAGGTTCAGAAGGGGCTGGAGAGGAAGCTGGAGATGGTGTTTGACGCATCCTACGCGCTGCGATCAGGCCATCAAATGGAGGTTCAAACGGCAATGCGTATTCTTCCCTAAAATATGGGTGAGAGTTGAGATTTTCAGTTGGTGAAGGTGATGGGATAGATGTGGGCGTTGACTTTTGTGAACGTGCCATTACATAGGCTTCAACTTCGACGTCCTAGAACCATATGCAAGCTAGTCAGCTTGAGCCTTTCATGAGTCCTATCCCTTTCAGTTCCTTACGATAGCATTCAGAGCGTCCACGTCGTAACAACTTCTGAGTTTCCGCACAATCTCGTCTACGTTGACCCATTCGCCCGTGTCTTTGTGGATAGAGGTCCGCATTGATACTATATGGAAATTCCTGTGGATCCCTATCGGTCTAGAGTGCATCACAGCACGGAAGAATGCGATTTCGCCTTGAACAGAATCAAGAAAGATCTCCGAGGTCTCTGACATGGAGGCTGGCAGCTAGCAGTGGTTTCACGGCGGTAACGCAACTCCAGATCACAAGTCATATGACTATCATGTGCTTTTAACATGATAGGCCGATGCAGCCGCCACGCAAGGAGCCGGCCGCGGCCTACGTAGACCGAGTGATGAGCAACGTAAATCCCTTTGAGAAGGGCAGGGAATGTACAGTTATGAGACCGACTCTGTAGGAGTATGTAGCTTTATCTTTTCAAGCACGTTAATATTGTATACAATCAACTCAGTTATAAAGCGGGGCGGTCGGCAGAGGGGTTTGCGTACGCTGCCGTTTGTCGGCGATTGAGTGGAAGATCTTTTGACGCGTGACACGATCTATGGAACATTTCTGCTACTCACTGTGATGTTGTGCAGGGCATCTTACTGTCGCAGACTCTTAGCTCGCTCATTGGCCACAGAggcttcctcatcctccacTGCGGCCTCGGATCTCCCAGGTTTTCCTCTACCGCATCGACAACAATCATCTCAACAGACTAAGCAACGGGCACGACTAcaccctcgtcctcgtccttcAACCTCTCATCACCATTCCAACCTTCCAGAGTTACCCCCTTCATTTGGTCGAAACCAATTCCTTCCAGTATCCAACTCAACTCGCGCTCTTTTAGAATCTATCTTTGCCCAGTTCAACGCACCGATTCGTTACGCATTTGCGTATGGCTCGGGAGTGTTTGAACAGGATGGGTACAACTTGCCTGCAACTCCCAGTGACCCCAATTCACCCATGCTTGATTTCATGTTTGCAGTGACTCATCCCGACCATTTCCATTCGATCAATATGCAGCAGCATCCCAGTCATTATCCTCTACATGCTCGGACATTGGGATCGGATTATGCTTCCAGAGTTCAAGCCATCGGACCTGGTGTCTGGTTCAACGCTTATGTGCCCATGAAAGGTGTTGTGAGTGTTTTCCCCCGtttctctctttttctttctgacATAGCTGTTCTGACTACCTATCTATTGTCGTGTGCTCTTTTCTAGACAATCAAATACGGCGTTACGACTGTCGACAACCTTTGTATTGACCTCCTGAACTGGAGAACACTTTACCTCGCAGGCCGGATGCACAAACCACTACGAATCATCAAAGACGACGCCCGCGTACGACTTACTCAACAAGTCAACCTCACATCTGCTATTCGTGCCGCTCTTCTTACTCTTCCCGCCGAATTCAGTGAGATAGAATTGTTCGAGCGTATAGCTGGGATTAGTTATGCAGGTGACCCGAGGATGATATTACCCACGGAAAACCGCAACAAAGCCGGCAATATTGTGAGGAAGCAGGCCCCTCAATTCAAGGAACTGTACCATCGACTGGCGATTGGGCTTCCCGGCTTGCATTGGCCGGCTCATTTGTCGACAATCAAGCAAGATACCAGTCCTCTTGCGAAATCGGCCCATTTGAGGAAGCTTCCTTCGGGTTTACTAAGCCGCGTTGAGAGGCACTTTGGATCTCGTGAGGGTAAACCCTCACGAGAGAAAGAGGAAGGTTTGTATTGGGTCAAGCTAGCTGAAGATGAGAAATTGGGAGAGAGGGTGAAGAAAGGTGAGGTCGACTTTCTTAGTGATATCCTAGCTGAGTAATCCCCTCTAGAAATGGCAGCCATTGTGCGTGCACCTGCAACAGTACAGTCGCTAAAAGGGATCGTCACTGCAGGGGTTGGAAAGAGCATGCGGTACACGCTCGCGAAGGTGAGCAAGTGGTGGAACAGCAAAGGTAGCAGCAAGACGTCCTCGTGATATTTTTCATCTCTTCATGTAAGTAGCTACCGTACAGACTAAACTGCAACTCACAATCGTAATCAACTATGTTATGGTACTCTAGTAGAATATATACCTTCACAGAAACACACATATCCTTGCAAGTATTCAATGTTCGACGGATAGATGTAATACACGATAGTCGTTACTGTAACACGATCCTGAAATTATAGTCGCGATCATCCTGTGATCCTTCAAGTTCCTGGCCATTCGACTACCCACTGAGCTGCCACCAGATGCTCCTGATTATCATCGTCCTCAAACTTGACCTTGTAGGCAGGCATATAAGTTGTATTAGCCTAAAAGGTGTTTGTCAGTCCTACTATTGAAAGACAAGCTGTGATTACAAACGGTTACTTTTCCGGCCGGTTTGAGATCTTGAGGTGTCGCAACCACCTCAGCACGATAAAAAACGCTGGTATCAGGATATAAAGCCATCACTGTTGAGCCCACAGGGAATTCTCGGTAGGCAGATAAACTGGAAGGGCTGCCATGAGGAGCACCTGTGTCGGGTAGGGGTATAAGATTGCGAAGCGTCGTGTTATAATGACTAAAATACATGAGTTGTGTGTGGGACAACTCGTGAATTAGGACTACACTTACAGTCCTGGCTCTCCGTTATCCTGGGGTTCTGGGTCATGTACTTCATACCTAGAAAcagtttcaaaaaaaaaggacaAGAAAGGAGGAGTAATCGGTTCTTCGAACTGACCGATTTTTATCGGCATGAATACATTTTGTAACCACTGCCAGGATCCATTGGTCTTCAGAGTCGGCAGCGGATGCACCTTTGGCAGGGGGTGGGTGGAAGGCTACCTTCCGACCCTCCTTCAGGGGAAGCTGTTTTGCTAGGGCTTCCCGCCGAGCTTTGGGTTCCCGAGAGAAGCCTGGCATAGGAGACGAGCGAGCAGGAAGTGTTATTGAAACGCCACGACTTGCACCAGCGGACTGCTGTGGTACAGGCCCAGGAGTTGTAGAAGGAGAGGAGGGTCTCGGGCGTTTATTCCTCTTGTCTAGGAATGCACCGAGAATCTCAGAATAAAAAAATGAGTGAACCGTTTTAAAAAAATTCATTGACCTTGTGAAACAGTTTCCGGTGCTTTCCTGAGAGCTATGAGAACATCTAGGTGTTCCATTGCACCTTCAATAGCCCTAAATTCGAGCTGTTAGCGAGTCCTGATTGATATTTGTAAGGAAAACTGACTGTATTTCCTCTTTGGATGTATTCTGGATTTCGTCCAGTGCAGAGACTAGTTTCTTGTAGTTTGTTCTCAAATTATCGAAGCCTTCGGCAGGTATGATATCGTCTGACGGCCAAACTGAGATGAGACGATTGAGTCGTCCAATGGTTTCTTGCGTAGCTGATTTACTGTATATTTCAGCTAGCGCAGTAAGAGACGTTGCTGCGTGCGACCAGCAATCAATTTCTGAGGGCGCTGATGAGATGCTGTCCTCCGGTAAAGTTTCGTCAGGAATACTTACCTTCTGATGATGCGGGACGGGCGGAAGTACCTTGCCTTCTGTTCATGAGGTCTCTCGTGATGATTAAGAGGTGTCAAGACATAAAAAAGTAGCTTGTCTGTCAGTTAAGGGGACACACAGCCTTCAATGTCAGGCCAACTGGGTGGTTGAGGTTCAACCTTGGAAGTTAGCATGGCGCGCGGGTCGCCCGCAAAATACACACAATCACGTGTACAAGGCCGAAGTGCCGCCCTACTGGACTCTTCATACTGTATGCAGAAGTAGCGCCACCCACAAAATTTCAAGGGATAAGGGGGATAAAATTGCAGACATTCTGGATATACATATTTCGGCATTATGCTAGACAAAATCTTGCACTTgaggtcttcttcgtcacttCGAAGGTGGGGTCAGCTTTCTCAATGAGACATCATACACCACTAAAGGAGATATTAGCATTTTTCGTGGCAAGAGTAACATGTGTTGACGGGCCTTCTTCAATCTTCTTCAAGTCATACTTGAGACTATCAAATCTCCGCCGTAAGGTGTCGTTCTTCAGGTTTAGCTAAGGTGCCACATTAGCAACAAGAGCTGCTAAAGTATAAACAGAGAGGTACCATGGAGAAACCCGCGAATATATCCTTAACAAACGAAGATATCTTCAAGGGCTCTTCATAATTTCCCAGAGTAACGGAATTGACGGCTAGTCGCGACTGAAGACATGATGAGTATGGAATTCCAGAGGTAAGGAAGAGGTATCAACGTGCAAGTTCGTTGACCAAGGTTATGATACCATGGAGATAATCTTCGGCAGACAACGCAACTCGGTCCTTCCACTCATCCTGCACTACCAAAAGTCCGGTCAGATATATCCAGGTAGAAAGATAGTCGCGCACTGACTTCCAAGGATGTCGCTCGTTTGTTTTAGGGAGATCAGAGTCCCTTCAGTAAGGTAATGACAAAGAGAGGCCACAAAGACGGTCGTCCTTAGGGAGTTGCACCACATATCTTTCCAACGCCAATATTGGTGAGCGGGAATGATCACCGCTAGCGCAGCGATTGTCGAAGGACAGCTGCTCAGAATCGGACGAATGGAATCAACAAGGGCAGGGACTAAGATGAAAATGTCAGTGCATGATGGAGCACCATATCAATGATAGCAGAATTACTTGCGTCCCGCTGGGTAGAGTGAATCCGGTTCAACTTCCCATTCATTCTACGAGTCTTTATATCGAGTTCGGTGATCTGTTCTCTTATTTTCTGGGGATTCACGGCAGACTCGTCAGGCGAGAAGGCTCGTGCTAGAAACGATGAGCTATACTTCTCGTATCTGTGCCTCGTGATCAAGCAATCCGTTGAGATCATCCAAGTCATTTGGATCCATGAAAGCTCGAGAGGGAAGGGTGAGAAGAACGCGTCCGTCACGTCGCGCGTGACGCGTTTGGTTTTCGAATTCCTTGCCTCAGAGGCCAGAGGTCGCTACTATTGAATAGTGCGACTGACCTTATCAACTCTCCAAACATTCAATCTAGCTCTATACATTTGGCGCATTATCATCTTGGTTTTAGATCGCGACATATGGGCGAAGCTGGCGCTGCCAACGAGAAACAGGTGCAACTCTTATTGGCCAAACTCCGTGATTCGCCTGTCGACAATAACGGTGCGTCGGATGGAGTTCTTGGAACCATATACGACTATCTTCTCGATATCAGCTCTGGGAAATCACTGCACTGGTTCTGCCCAAAAGCTAGTTCTACAGTAATCGAAGCTGcgacctttcttcttcgactgtTTGCTTATAACAGCAGTAAAGTGGTGAAATGGAAAGATGCGTTGAATCTTTGTTTATTTGACTGCTCGGACTGTGTGCTAGGGTTGGAAAAAGCGAAAATTGAATCTCGAACAACGTGAGTAATCCA
This genomic window from Marasmius oreades isolate 03SP1 chromosome 8, whole genome shotgun sequence contains:
- a CDS encoding uncharacterized protein (BUSCO:EOG09263B7X); the protein is MLCRASYCRRLLARSLATEASSSSTAASDLPGFPLPHRQQSSQQTKQRARLHPRPRPSTSHHHSNLPELPPSFGRNQFLPVSNSTRALLESIFAQFNAPIRYAFAYGSGVFEQDGYNLPATPSDPNSPMLDFMFAVTHPDHFHSINMQQHPSHYPLHARTLGSDYASRVQAIGPGVWFNAYVPMKGVTIKYGVTTVDNLCIDLLNWRTLYLAGRMHKPLRIIKDDARVRLTQQVNLTSAIRAALLTLPAEFSEIELFERIAGISYAGDPRMILPTENRNKAGNIVRKQAPQFKELYHRLAIGLPGLHWPAHLSTIKQDTSPLAKSAHLRKLPSGLLSRVERHFGSREGKPSREKEEGLYWVKLAEDEKLGERVKKEMAAIVRAPATVQSLKGIVTAGVGKSMRYTLAKVSKWWNSKGSSKTSS
- a CDS encoding uncharacterized protein (BUSCO:EOG09263817), which gives rise to MNRRQGTSARPASSEEIDCWSHAATSLTALAEIYSKSATQETIGRLNRLISVWPSDDIIPAEGFDNLRTNYKKLVSALDEIQNTSKEEIQAIEGAMEHLDVLIALRKAPETVSQDKRNKRPRPSSPSTTPGPVPQQSAGASRGVSITLPARSSPMPGFSREPKARREALAKQLPLKEGRKVAFHPPPAKGASAADSEDQWILAVVTKCIHADKNRYEVHDPEPQDNGEPGLHYNTTLRNLIPLPDTGAPHGSPSSLSAYREFPVGSTVMALYPDTSVFYRAEVVATPQDLKPAGKANTTYMPAYKVKFEDDDNQEHLVAAQWVVEWPGT
- a CDS encoding uncharacterized protein (BUSCO:EOG09263817) — its product is MNFFKTVHSFFYSEILGAFLDKRNKRPRPSSPSTTPGPVPQQSAGASRGVSITLPARSSPMPGFSREPKARREALAKQLPLKEGRKVAFHPPPAKGASAADSEDQWILAVVTKCIHADKNRYEVHDPEPQDNGEPGLHYNTTLRNLIPLPDTGAPHGSPSSLSAYREFPVGSTVMALYPDTSVFYRAEVVATPQDLKPAGKANTTYMPAYKVKFEDDDNQEHLVAAQWVVEWPGT